From a region of the Archocentrus centrarchus isolate MPI-CPG fArcCen1 chromosome 18, fArcCen1, whole genome shotgun sequence genome:
- the LOC115797545 gene encoding uncharacterized protein LOC115797545, with amino-acid sequence MSLSVLLLLLLVSSVQAAFYGLVVNYYPNSNGFSRGTLYYKLSNSFCIYNLPYSIGGESLVLNKVNEESNGGPCQTEGILTRIFSSNSIFPIPVSGLSWISGIKNGIVSFTAQAVVDLRFRSDTGSANTSPQTTIIPAVRVPSNCARNFNLLMFDPDGDVVKCRNGNMSLSECAPCTPPSVLSLSPSSCTLSFSPTNSSNEGPYAVQLMMEDFPRETITLTETGGTQTTLTTNDAIGKIPVQFVLIVDPAVPSCTEGLFLPMFLPPTPAHGAQFFTNVNETLQITISAQALNSTISELLFSGPYTVNKTQTGPGQFTLTWTPSATEAGQSHPVCFVVQAIFGANKYQSELRCVIVRAGNASNTTSPTLLPAISTTTPPINTPVYVAGLKMTLTSLGNLFQSDQDALLNQVKQVLDSYGLPEGITLRIRSIQPQVAVTAAPANATT; translated from the exons ATGTcgctctctgtgctgctgctgctgctgctggtctcCAGTGTCCAGGCTGCTTTTTATGGTTTAGTAGTGAACTACTACCCTAAttcaaatggattttccaga GGTACCCTTTATTACAAGCTGAGCAACAGTTTCTGCATATACAATCTGCCATACTCCATCGGTGGTGAGTCGCTTGTGCTGAACAAGGTCAACGAGGAGAGTAATGGAGGGCCATGCCAAACTGAAGGAATCCTTACTCGGATTTTTTCCAGCAACTCTATATTTCCAATTCC GGTCAGTGGTTTAAGCTGGATCTCTGGCATCAAAAATGGCATTGTATCATTTACAGCTCAGGCTGTGGTGGATCTGAGATTCCGATCCGACACCGGCAGTGCCAACACGTCACCCCAGACCACcatcataccagctgtcag AGTTCCTTCCAACTGCGCAAGAAATTTCAACCTGTTGATGTTTGATCCTGATGGAGATGTAGTTAAATGCAGAAATGGAAACATGTCACTGTCAGAGTGTGCCCCCTGCACACCTCCATCTGTCCTCAGCCTCTCACCA TCCTCTTGTACCCTGTCATTCAGTCCCACCAACAGCAGTAATGAAGGTCCGTATGCAGTACAGCTAATGATGGAGGACTTTCCCAGGGAGACCATCACGCTCACTGAAACCGGTGGGACACAGACAACACTAACTACCAACGACGCTATTGGCAAAATACCAGTCCAGTTTGTCTTGATAG TGGATCCTGCTGTGCCATCCTGCACAGAAGGACTCTTTCTGCCCATGTTCCTGCCTCCAACTCCAGCGCACGGAGCTCAGTTCTTCACCAATGTCAACGAGACTCTGCAAATCACCATCAGTGCACAGGCACTTAACTCCAC GATCTCTGAGCTGCTGTTCAGTGGGCCTTACACTGTAAATAAGACTCAAACAGGCCCAGGACAGTTCACCCTGACATGGACGCCGTCTGCCACAGAAGCAGGACAAAGCCATCCCGTTTGTTTTGTTGTCCAGGCGATTTTTGG TGCAAACAAGTACCAGTCTGAGCTTCGATGTGTCATTGTGAGAGCTGGAAATG CATCAAATACCACTTCACCAACTCTACTACCTGCCATTTCAACAACCACGCCACCAATCAATACACCAGTGT ATGTTGCAGGTCTGAAAATGACGCTTACCTCTTTGGGGAATTTGTTTCAAAGTGATCAGGATGCCCTCCTAAATCAG GTGAAGCAGGTACTGGACTCATATGGACTGCCTGAAGGCATCACTCTGCGCATCAGAAGCATTCAACCACAGGTTGCTGTAACTGCAGCACCCGCTAATGCTACAACATGA